From a single Rutidosis leptorrhynchoides isolate AG116_Rl617_1_P2 chromosome 5, CSIRO_AGI_Rlap_v1, whole genome shotgun sequence genomic region:
- the LOC139849772 gene encoding basic leucine zipper 43-like produces MTPQVSQFKYLAPANFSIHDPISVLNMTNFLTNSPNYFSSHPSSLSNNSTSDEADELQTDIITERKRRRMISNRESARRARIRKQKQLDELLLQLSRLRVDNLSLMEQFNLLVESHERVIEENARLKEETTDIRNKLDAIQVANISPNISNLLS; encoded by the coding sequence ATGACACCACAAGTATCACAATTCAAATACTTGGCTCCTGCCAACTTTAGCATCCATGATCCCATTTCTGTGCTAAATATGACCAATTTCTTAACCAATAGCCCTAACTACTTTTCTTCACACCCTTCATCTCTTAGCAACAACTCAACTTCCGATGAAGCTGATGAGCTACAAACTGACATCATAACCGAGAGAAAACGTAGAAGAATGATATCAAATAGAGAGTCTGCTAGAAGAGCAAGAATAAGGAAACAAAAGCAACTCGACGAGCTTCTACTGCAATTAAGTCGTCTCAGAGTTGATAATTTAAGTCTCATGGAGCAATTCAACCTCTTAGTAGAGAGCCATGAAAGGGTTATTGAAGAAAATGCGAGGTTAAAGGAAGAGACAACTGATATTCGGAATAAGCTTGATGCAATACAAGTTGCTAACATTTCGCCAAATATTAGTAACTTATTAAGTtga